TCAGCCGTACCCATGGCATAGAACAAAGGCGCAATGTGCTCCGTTCCATAGGATGGAACTGCTGTGCGGGCATGGGGCGCTTTTTTGTCATATTGAAACAGCTCTCTCGTATTCCACTGCTCCAGCCGCTCGCCAATCCAGTTATCGAATTCCACTGCCCAGTCTTGCGGCTCATCATTACTGCCAAGCATACGCAAGTTATGAACGGTTCCACCGCTGCCAATAATCAGCACATTATCATGACGCAGCTGCTCCAGCATCCGACCAATATCATACTGTTCCTGCGGGGAACGCAGCGAATCGACAGATACCGCAATTACAGGAATATTGGCTTCTGGATACATGTGTAGCAGCGGTACCCATACCCCATGATCCAATCCCCGGCCTCGAACCGGTTGATGTGGGAGATTACTACGGGTGAACAGAGCGCAGATCTCATTCGCAAGGTCTGGCTGACCAGGCGCAGGGTAATTCATTGTATACATATTAGAGGGAAATCCGTAAAAATCATGCAAGGTCTGATGTGTATCATCCATTGTCACGGACGGTTCGGGACGATCCCAATGCGCCGTAAATACAACAATGGCTTTCGGAGCCGGCAGCCTGTCTCCAAGCTGGTTCAAAAAGTGAGTGTAATCATTGCTCTCCACCGCCAGAGCGGGAGAACCATGCGCAATGAATAGTGCGGGTAATGTCATTGCTGCCAACCTCCAGACACGGATAGTATGCTTACCCTTCTATTTTACCCCGAAGAAGGCGCTTTTCCAAGCTAACATCCCAATCAGATGCAATCTGGACGCGCATGTGGCCTTATGGACCAATCCATGTTGGATATAGAATGTTCTAGCTTAAAGATAAAGATTGCTATATAACCACTCTTAGATCATCCAGTGCTGCCAATCCTGTTCGATCTTCTGACGTTCTCCCAGCCATTCTCTCGTACGCGTAATCAGCTGTTCACGCTCTTTACCGGAAGAGAAGGTATGATCGCCCTGGAAAATAATCTCCTTGTCGCAGCGGCCTTCCTGGCGCATCCAGAATACCTTTTGATACAGGAATGCGTAATCGACAGGAATGGTCTCATCCGATGTACCGTGCACCACCAGCACATCCCCGTTAAATTTAACGGCTTCCTGGAAAGGCTGATGTTCAGCCAGTGATTCAAAGAATGCTGGTGTAAACTTGTAGCCGAGATAATCAGCAGACCCCAGTTTCACCCCTTCATCGTATACATCACGTCCCGTAATTTTCACAATATCATTGAACGGGTATCCCACGGATGACCACATCACAAGATTCTTGACCCGTTTGTCACGGACAGCAGTGAGCAGCGCAACAGCTCCACCCAGACTATGTCCGATCAGCGTTACACGGCTTGGATCTACATCACTGCAGTTTACCGCATAGTCCAGCACAGAACGTGTTTGGGTAATCATGGATTCCAGTCCTTCAGCTCCGTACTCACCACTGCTCTCCCCGCAGCCGATATAATCGAAGCGCAGCACCAAATACCCATCTTCGGCCAGCTCACGGGCGGTCTTCACAAACAGACGATCTACACCGA
Above is a window of Paenibacillus sp. E222 DNA encoding:
- a CDS encoding class III extradiol ring-cleavage dioxygenase — its product is MTLPALFIAHGSPALAVESNDYTHFLNQLGDRLPAPKAIVVFTAHWDRPEPSVTMDDTHQTLHDFYGFPSNMYTMNYPAPGQPDLANEICALFTRSNLPHQPVRGRGLDHGVWVPLLHMYPEANIPVIAVSVDSLRSPQEQYDIGRMLEQLRHDNVLIIGSGGTVHNLRMLGSNDEPQDWAVEFDNWIGERLEQWNTRELFQYDKKAPHARTAVPSYGTEHIAPLFYAMGTADMSRSAKRLFQSYPYGTLSLNCWQFGDGV
- a CDS encoding alpha/beta hydrolase encodes the protein MERQISIRHGQEELTATIHYPVVKDIKEGNHQQRVPLAIICHGFVGSRIGVDRLFVKTARELAEDGYLVLRFDYIGCGESSGEYGAEGLESMITQTRSVLDYAVNCSDVDPSRVTLIGHSLGGAVALLTAVRDKRVKNLVMWSSVGYPFNDIVKITGRDVYDEGVKLGSADYLGYKFTPAFFESLAEHQPFQEAVKFNGDVLVVHGTSDETIPVDYAFLYQKVFWMRQEGRCDKEIIFQGDHTFSSGKEREQLITRTREWLGERQKIEQDWQHWMI